One genomic region from Vitis riparia cultivar Riparia Gloire de Montpellier isolate 1030 chromosome 17, EGFV_Vit.rip_1.0, whole genome shotgun sequence encodes:
- the LOC117905035 gene encoding peptidyl-prolyl cis-trans isomerase FKBP17-2, chloroplastic-like: MAAFFGSPPFVYHPLTRTPHFSSSQTPPPPPPPTPPSQPQSPTPPLSITSSEPPAAASVKGQQQKPTKPATPVTTADSTDWIASTLTRRFGLGAGLAWAAFLAVGVVSEQIKTRLEVSQQEANTRDVEKEEEVVLPNGIRYYEMRVGGGASPRPGDLVVIDLKGSVQGSGEVFVDTFDGEKKPLALVMGSRPYTKGMCEGIESVLRSMKAGGKRRVIIPPSLGFGEKGADLGSGLQIPPSATLEYIVEVDKVSVAPA; the protein is encoded by the exons ATGGCTGCTTTCTTTGGATCTCCACCATTTGTTTACCACCCACTCACAAGAACTCCCCACTTCTCTTCTTCTCAAACGCCCCCGCCGCCTCCACCACCTACTCCACCTTCACAGCCGCAATCTCCAACTCCACCTTTGAGTATAACATCCTCGGAGCCACCAGCGGCAGCATCAGTTAAAGGCCAGCAACAGAAACCTACCAAGCCTGCTACCCCTGTCACCACTGCTGATTCAACAGATTGGATAGCTTCCACCTTGACAAGGAGGTTCGGCCTTGGTGCTGGCCTTGCATGGGCTGCCTTCCTCGCAGTTGGGGTGGTCTCAGAACAGATCAAAACCCGCCTTGAAGTCTCCCAGCAAGAGGCAAATACAAG GGATgttgaaaaggaagaagaggtGGTCCTGCCTAATGGCATAAG GTACTATGAGATGAGAGTCGGCGGCGGAGCGTCTCCAAGGCCAGGAGACTTGGTAGTGATTGATCTCAAGGGAAGTGTTCAAGGAAGTGGGGAAGTGTTTGTTGATACATTTGATGGTGAGAAGAAGCCATTGGCCCTGGTAATGGGGTCAAGGCCTTATACAAAGGGAATGTGTGAAGGGATAGAATCTGTATTGAGGTCTATGAAGGCTGGGGGTAAAAGAAGAGTGATAATTCCTCCCAGTTTAGGGTTTGGTGAGAAGGGTGCAGACTTAGGTTCAGGTCTGCAAATTCCCCCATCTGCTACTCTTGAATATATAGTTGAGGTTGATAAAGTTTCTGTAGCTCCAGCCTGA